The following are encoded in a window of Sporocytophaga myxococcoides DSM 11118 genomic DNA:
- a CDS encoding ACP phosphodiesterase produces the protein MGFLLNTYLFLTESKDIMVGSFIGSNVKPNKVDNYGAEIRKGILSNHLITNFKRSHLSYLASQKRLSPKFSKYTEDVVDLLYDHLLASTWKERNEYPFVDFIQNLYQDLLEFHSVFPYKMNRLLPFIISNNLFGLLETMNGVHKYIKLMAKRDTLKGNFEYAITDFLENYVEFRNDFKVVLNDLSDFVQTDCKKNLEEIFQGNTPQFIKTYK, from the coding sequence ATGGGATTTCTTTTAAACACTTATTTATTCCTTACCGAATCAAAAGATATCATGGTAGGAAGTTTTATTGGCTCAAATGTAAAACCGAACAAAGTCGACAATTATGGGGCTGAGATTAGAAAAGGAATTCTATCAAATCATCTTATTACAAACTTTAAAAGGTCACATTTGAGTTACCTTGCGAGCCAAAAACGTTTAAGTCCCAAGTTTTCAAAATACACAGAGGATGTCGTGGATCTCTTGTATGACCACCTTCTAGCATCTACCTGGAAAGAAAGAAATGAATACCCTTTTGTTGATTTTATCCAAAATCTTTATCAGGATTTGCTGGAATTTCATTCTGTATTTCCTTATAAAATGAACAGGCTTTTGCCTTTCATAATCTCAAATAATCTATTTGGTCTACTTGAGACTATGAATGGGGTTCATAAATACATAAAACTAATGGCCAAACGAGATACGTTGAAAGGAAATTTCGAATATGCTATCACAGACTTTCTTGAAAACTATGTTGAATTCAGAAATGATTTTAAAGTTGTCTTGAATGACCTATCTGATTTTGTCCAGACAGATTGTAAAAAGAATCTTGAAGAGATTTTTCAGGGTAATACTCCTCAGTTTATCAAAACTTATAAGTAA
- a CDS encoding phosphatase PAP2 family protein, which produces MIKVVLTGILILLNIFNVCLSQTCPYRVRAIDVISIPVAGGLSYLGLKELRAKPRLDSAYVVTLSPEDVNAFDRGAARNNQSIAGTYSDAALYTAIALPFLTLADKNIRHDGLKIVTLYLETMGAMGVIYTWGVSQTRRKRPYVYNSEVEMEKRTGKGALNSFFAGHPAAAAASTFFAAKVLHDYYPDMKNEWIIWTAASIPPALVAYFRYQNGQHFPTDIIAGLPIGVALGILIPEIHKRKKDANISIIPTYYNQTGIVSFTYKF; this is translated from the coding sequence ATGATAAAGGTAGTACTAACCGGGATACTTATATTATTAAATATTTTTAATGTTTGCCTCTCACAGACCTGTCCTTACAGAGTCAGAGCAATTGATGTTATTTCAATTCCTGTAGCAGGCGGACTTAGCTATCTAGGATTAAAAGAGTTGAGAGCCAAACCAAGACTGGACAGTGCTTATGTGGTTACTCTTAGTCCTGAAGATGTCAATGCATTTGACAGAGGAGCTGCACGCAACAATCAAAGTATTGCTGGAACATATTCAGATGCTGCTTTATATACAGCTATAGCCCTTCCTTTTTTAACACTCGCAGACAAAAATATAAGGCATGATGGACTAAAAATAGTAACGCTCTACCTTGAAACAATGGGCGCAATGGGCGTCATATACACCTGGGGAGTCAGTCAGACTAGAAGAAAACGTCCTTATGTTTACAATTCAGAGGTGGAAATGGAGAAAAGGACAGGCAAAGGTGCATTAAACTCATTCTTTGCAGGACATCCGGCGGCGGCGGCGGCTTCCACTTTTTTTGCAGCAAAAGTCCTTCATGATTATTACCCTGATATGAAAAATGAATGGATCATATGGACAGCAGCGTCGATTCCTCCTGCACTTGTCGCATACTTCAGATACCAAAACGGTCAGCATTTCCCAACTGATATTATTGCTGGCCTTCCAATTGGCGTTGCCTTAGGAATTTTAATTCCGGAAATTCATAAAAGAAAGAAAGACGCAAATATTTCTATCATTCCAACATATTATAACCAAACAGGAATAGTATCCTTTACTTATAAGTTTTGA
- a CDS encoding DUF5686 family protein has protein sequence MKNVYPVLLKNLTSTGIFIILLFLSQILVAQTDTLKGTVKETFSGNSLPFVHIRVNDSLDYLSDIDGNFAIANKFSLKKITFDLYMHRPVTIFPPFDTSQSVKLNKFLFFEISKVSDPIATEIIKKVMDHKDLNNPEKMHYYSYKTYNKFSLATTEVEKSNKFLSLIFKKFSLSFKKLKEEQHFILIETSSEKKFIDQLHQREELDGAKSSGIDLPLLMVQANQVQNASLYKDYLNIAGKSYPSPLNRDVFHRYAFNLIDTIYPNKDTVYVIKFNPRSDRYFDGLKGTVFINSNKYAIEHLNVSPYEEGKIEIKLLQSYQFHLNKNVWFPSRTKTVIVFSRGTEKYIANGNSYIFDVNLNAYLHKRAFNEVILNYAERANKKDEQFWKTIRKEPLTHADSITYYYFESFKYKKDVENFLTFGEKVFYGELPFRKIDIDVNRLLTFNKVEGTRIGFGAHTNEKYSDKIKYGGYIGYGIRDQKFKYGADFTYKPFYEVPLSFNARFSYDLREAGANFYPYNRYQYSSEALRKFWLRILDLVFEQENSIAYHPFKNMDMMVSFDNSQHRPTYEYVYRGVDSLKFNFTEFKFGFRYAFGEQYFNVLKRKYPQPTNYPVVSFIWQKGFKKGVFGDFNYNRFALKIEETLRILFLGKTGIQLETGIITGDAPYMKLYNQKGSYRNTSVVFHNSFETMKFNEFLSNKYASLFFSHDFGKLFITRSITPSLWIINNIGIGSLSHPEYQQKIPFKTMEKGYFEGGSFLNNVVVINLAGLRLGIGAGVFLRYGPYALPHFGDNFVFKFATNFFL, from the coding sequence ATGAAAAATGTGTACCCTGTACTTTTAAAAAATTTAACAAGCACAGGGATTTTTATAATCCTGCTTTTTTTATCCCAAATACTAGTTGCTCAAACAGACACATTAAAAGGAACTGTAAAAGAAACATTTTCAGGTAACTCTCTTCCTTTTGTCCACATCAGAGTAAATGATTCTCTGGATTATCTATCAGATATAGATGGCAATTTTGCTATTGCTAATAAATTCTCTTTAAAGAAGATAACATTTGATCTGTACATGCACAGACCAGTGACTATCTTTCCTCCTTTTGACACTAGTCAATCTGTAAAGCTTAATAAGTTTTTATTTTTTGAGATATCAAAGGTTTCTGATCCTATTGCAACTGAGATTATTAAAAAAGTAATGGATCATAAAGATCTGAACAACCCAGAGAAAATGCATTATTATAGTTACAAAACCTATAATAAATTCAGCCTTGCCACCACTGAAGTTGAAAAATCAAATAAGTTTCTCAGTCTCATTTTCAAGAAATTTTCTCTTTCATTTAAAAAATTAAAAGAAGAACAGCATTTCATTCTGATTGAAACATCCAGCGAAAAAAAATTTATAGACCAATTGCATCAAAGAGAAGAATTGGATGGTGCAAAATCTTCAGGAATTGATCTTCCTTTGTTGATGGTTCAAGCCAACCAGGTACAAAATGCATCTTTATATAAAGACTACCTTAACATTGCCGGCAAAAGCTATCCTAGCCCTTTGAACAGAGATGTATTTCACAGATATGCATTCAACCTGATAGATACCATTTATCCTAATAAAGACACTGTTTATGTTATCAAATTTAATCCACGAAGTGATCGATATTTTGACGGACTGAAAGGAACTGTGTTTATAAATAGTAATAAATATGCTATAGAACATTTGAATGTTTCTCCATATGAAGAAGGGAAAATTGAAATAAAACTACTTCAGTCCTATCAATTCCACCTAAACAAAAATGTCTGGTTTCCTTCCAGGACCAAAACGGTCATCGTATTTTCAAGAGGAACAGAAAAGTATATAGCCAATGGAAACTCGTACATCTTTGATGTAAACCTAAATGCATATCTGCATAAAAGAGCTTTTAATGAAGTCATTCTCAACTATGCTGAACGTGCCAACAAGAAAGATGAGCAGTTTTGGAAGACTATAAGAAAAGAGCCTCTTACTCATGCAGATTCTATTACCTATTATTACTTTGAATCATTTAAGTATAAAAAGGATGTCGAAAATTTCTTGACATTTGGAGAAAAGGTATTTTACGGAGAACTTCCTTTTAGAAAGATAGATATAGATGTAAACAGACTTTTGACATTTAACAAAGTAGAAGGGACAAGGATTGGTTTTGGAGCACATACCAATGAAAAATACTCAGACAAAATCAAATACGGAGGCTACATTGGCTATGGCATAAGAGATCAAAAATTTAAATATGGAGCAGACTTTACCTATAAACCCTTTTATGAAGTCCCACTATCTTTTAATGCCAGATTCTCTTATGACTTGAGAGAGGCTGGAGCCAATTTCTATCCTTATAACAGATATCAGTATAGCAGTGAAGCACTGAGGAAATTCTGGTTAAGAATATTAGATCTTGTTTTTGAGCAGGAAAATTCAATCGCTTATCATCCATTTAAAAACATGGATATGATGGTTTCCTTTGATAACAGTCAGCATAGACCCACTTATGAATACGTTTACAGAGGAGTCGACAGCTTAAAGTTTAATTTTACAGAATTTAAATTTGGATTTCGATATGCATTTGGGGAACAGTATTTCAATGTATTAAAAAGAAAGTATCCTCAGCCGACTAACTACCCTGTCGTTTCTTTTATTTGGCAGAAAGGATTTAAGAAAGGTGTATTTGGAGATTTTAATTATAACCGATTTGCCTTAAAGATTGAGGAAACATTGAGAATTCTTTTCCTGGGGAAAACGGGCATTCAGCTGGAGACAGGTATAATTACCGGAGATGCACCTTATATGAAACTCTATAATCAAAAGGGTAGCTACAGAAACACATCTGTTGTATTTCACAACAGCTTTGAGACCATGAAATTCAATGAGTTTTTGAGTAATAAATATGCAAGTTTATTCTTTTCTCACGATTTTGGAAAATTATTTATTACAAGGTCAATTACTCCTTCACTATGGATCATCAATAATATTGGTATCGGAAGTTTATCTCATCCAGAATATCAACAAAAGATTCCATTCAAAACGATGGAGAAGGGATATTTTGAAGGAGGCTCTTTCCTTAACAATGTTGTTGTTATAAACCTAGCTGGTTTGAGATTAGGTATAGGTGCCGGTGTCTTCCTCAGATATGGTCCTTATGCGTTACCACATTTTGGAGATAACTTTGTATTCAAGTTTGCTACTAACTTCTTTTTATAA
- a CDS encoding YdcF family protein gives MKKYFFPLGLLYFLAILTSCATRKPERYLNQAMKSEPYDVIIVPGIPYPYDNGNWHPVMKIRVYWSEYLYKKGIAKNIIYSGSAVYTPYVESKIMALYGEALGIPKENIFAETKAEHSTENLYYSYKLAKKMGFKRIALATDPYQDKLLRRFGKKFKLDVAHIPIVFDTLKQINKIDPKIIDSTAQVQNFISITERESFWKRWKGTLGKNINFNEE, from the coding sequence ATGAAAAAGTATTTTTTCCCATTAGGCTTATTATATTTTTTAGCAATTCTAACTTCTTGTGCAACACGAAAACCTGAGAGATACCTTAATCAGGCGATGAAATCAGAACCATATGATGTCATAATTGTGCCTGGAATTCCCTATCCATATGACAATGGCAATTGGCACCCGGTAATGAAAATAAGGGTCTATTGGTCTGAATATCTTTACAAGAAAGGTATCGCCAAAAACATTATTTATTCTGGAAGTGCTGTATACACACCCTATGTAGAGAGTAAAATCATGGCACTATATGGTGAAGCCCTTGGTATTCCCAAAGAGAATATTTTTGCAGAAACCAAAGCTGAGCATAGTACTGAAAATCTTTATTACTCTTATAAATTGGCAAAAAAAATGGGGTTTAAAAGAATAGCACTGGCAACAGATCCTTATCAGGATAAACTATTAAGAAGGTTTGGCAAGAAGTTTAAACTTGATGTAGCCCATATTCCTATTGTATTCGACACACTAAAACAGATCAACAAAATTGATCCAAAGATCATAGACTCAACGGCTCAAGTTCAAAATTTTATTAGTATAACCGAAAGAGAAAGTTTCTGGAAACGTTGGAAAGGTACCTTAGGAAAAAACATCAATTTTAATGAAGAATAA
- the hslV gene encoding ATP-dependent protease subunit HslV yields MEKIKSTTVISVIHKGEVAIGADGQATLGNTIAKSNVKKIRRLFDGKIVCGFAGSTADAFTLLERLEEKLNSYGGNLKRGAIELAKDWRTDRYLRKLEAMLIAADKDEILIISGTGDVIEPDNQIAAIGSGAMYAQSAALALKKHAAHLSAEEIVRESLNIAGDICIYTNHNLIIETIKQ; encoded by the coding sequence ATGGAAAAAATTAAATCAACAACTGTAATTTCTGTAATTCATAAAGGGGAAGTTGCAATCGGAGCTGATGGACAGGCAACACTTGGTAATACAATAGCCAAAAGTAATGTTAAGAAAATCAGAAGGTTATTTGATGGAAAGATTGTTTGTGGCTTTGCAGGCAGCACTGCGGATGCTTTTACATTACTTGAAAGATTGGAGGAAAAGCTAAATTCCTATGGGGGAAATCTTAAAAGAGGGGCAATAGAGCTTGCAAAAGATTGGAGAACTGATAGATACCTTAGAAAATTAGAAGCAATGCTTATTGCAGCTGATAAAGATGAAATTTTGATTATCTCTGGAACTGGGGATGTAATTGAACCTGACAATCAGATTGCTGCAATTGGTTCAGGGGCAATGTATGCTCAATCTGCAGCATTGGCTTTAAAAAAACATGCTGCTCATTTATCTGCAGAGGAAATAGTAAGAGAAAGTCTGAATATTGCAGGTGATATTTGTATTTATACCAATCATAACTTAATAATCGAGACGATTAAGCAATGA
- a CDS encoding ACP phosphodiesterase — translation MNFLGHLYLSRRHSDEIIIGNFIADGVRGKELKGLPPTVFQGIKLHRSIDDFTDKNFWVKKSKQRLYSEYGKYSPVIVDIYYDHFLAISWEKYSPEISLKDFAQASYDLLESYPQYLTNNVKFLLTHMRNQNWLYNYSEIESLEKTFEGMSRRATFKSKMETACNALVKDYEFYKEEFAAFFPEIIRFVEEMEVQE, via the coding sequence ATGAATTTTCTAGGGCATTTATATTTGTCAAGGAGACATTCTGATGAAATTATTATAGGGAATTTTATCGCGGATGGAGTTAGGGGAAAGGAATTAAAAGGGCTCCCTCCCACGGTTTTTCAAGGTATAAAGCTTCACAGAAGTATTGATGACTTTACTGATAAGAATTTCTGGGTAAAAAAGAGCAAACAAAGACTTTACAGTGAGTATGGAAAATATTCTCCTGTAATTGTTGATATTTATTATGACCATTTTTTAGCAATAAGCTGGGAAAAGTATTCCCCCGAAATCTCCCTCAAAGACTTTGCTCAGGCTTCTTATGATTTGCTAGAAAGCTATCCTCAGTATCTGACGAATAATGTTAAATTCCTGCTGACTCATATGAGAAATCAAAACTGGCTTTACAATTATTCAGAAATAGAATCGCTAGAGAAAACTTTTGAGGGAATGTCCAGACGCGCCACATTTAAATCCAAGATGGAGACTGCCTGCAATGCTCTTGTAAAGGATTATGAATTTTATAAGGAAGAGTTTGCTGCTTTTTTTCCGGAGATTATAAGGTTTGTCGAAGAAATGGAAGTTCAGGAATAA
- a CDS encoding pyruvate dehydrogenase complex dihydrolipoamide acetyltransferase, with product MAEVIRMPKMSDTMTDGVIATWHKKVGDKVKSGDVLAEVETDKATMELESYEDGTLLFIGVKEKESAPVDGVIAIIGKDGENIDGLLSSVGKGGAAPASAPSETKTEPAPQKAAAKVDTSNINAEIIRMPKMSDTMTEGTIVAWHKKVGDKVKSGDLLAEVATDKATMELESYNDGILLYVGVKDGEAVVVDGVLAIIGEQGADYQTLLSASASGASSAAPAAKEEKKESAAPQATAQTSSVSSGDHRLKASPLARKIAKDKGIDLKQVHGSGEFGRIVKKDIESFKTPAAAPQATETKTVSAPAYVGQESFDEVPVSQMRKTIAKRLGESKFGAPHFYLTMEVNMDKAIEARASINEVAPVKISFNDMVIKATAAALRKHPKVNSSWLGDKIRYNHHIHIGVAVAVEEGLLVPVLRFADNKSLSQIGTEVKELGGKAKNKKLSPAEMSGNTFTISNLGMFGIEEFTAIINPPDAAILAVGGIKQLPIVKNGEIKIGNVMKLTLSCDHRALDGAVGSAFLQTLKEFLEDPVRILV from the coding sequence ATGGCTGAAGTGATCAGAATGCCCAAGATGAGTGATACCATGACAGACGGTGTTATTGCTACGTGGCATAAAAAAGTAGGAGACAAAGTAAAGTCCGGAGACGTACTTGCTGAGGTTGAAACTGACAAGGCTACAATGGAGCTGGAATCTTACGAGGATGGTACACTTTTATTTATAGGTGTAAAAGAAAAAGAATCAGCTCCTGTGGATGGAGTAATTGCTATCATTGGAAAAGATGGAGAGAATATCGACGGGCTACTCAGCAGCGTGGGTAAAGGTGGTGCAGCTCCTGCATCAGCTCCTTCAGAAACAAAAACTGAGCCTGCTCCTCAGAAAGCAGCAGCTAAAGTTGATACATCAAATATTAATGCTGAAATAATCAGGATGCCTAAAATGAGTGATACCATGACAGAGGGTACCATCGTTGCTTGGCATAAAAAAGTAGGTGATAAAGTTAAATCCGGTGACCTACTTGCAGAGGTAGCTACAGATAAAGCTACAATGGAGTTGGAATCATATAATGACGGCATATTATTATATGTAGGCGTTAAAGATGGAGAAGCAGTTGTTGTTGATGGTGTACTTGCCATCATAGGAGAGCAGGGCGCTGATTATCAGACATTACTTTCAGCTTCGGCTTCAGGTGCATCTTCAGCTGCTCCTGCAGCAAAAGAAGAGAAGAAAGAGAGTGCAGCTCCTCAGGCAACAGCACAGACATCTTCAGTTTCCAGTGGAGATCACAGATTGAAAGCTTCTCCTTTGGCTAGAAAAATTGCAAAAGACAAAGGTATTGATCTTAAGCAGGTTCACGGTTCAGGAGAGTTTGGCAGAATAGTTAAAAAAGACATTGAGAGCTTTAAAACTCCTGCAGCTGCACCACAAGCTACAGAAACTAAAACTGTTTCTGCTCCTGCATATGTAGGTCAGGAAAGTTTTGATGAGGTTCCTGTTTCTCAAATGAGAAAAACGATAGCCAAGAGACTTGGCGAAAGTAAATTTGGTGCTCCTCACTTCTACCTGACCATGGAAGTAAACATGGATAAGGCTATCGAAGCCAGAGCAAGCATCAACGAAGTCGCTCCTGTTAAAATTTCCTTCAATGACATGGTAATTAAAGCTACGGCAGCGGCTTTAAGAAAACATCCTAAAGTAAATTCATCATGGTTAGGAGATAAAATAAGATACAATCACCATATTCATATTGGTGTTGCGGTTGCGGTAGAAGAAGGTCTTTTAGTACCTGTTCTAAGATTTGCGGATAATAAATCATTATCTCAAATTGGAACAGAAGTAAAAGAGTTAGGTGGAAAAGCTAAGAATAAAAAACTATCACCAGCTGAAATGTCTGGGAATACTTTCACTATTTCTAATCTGGGAATGTTTGGTATTGAAGAGTTTACAGCAATCATCAATCCTCCTGATGCAGCAATTTTAGCAGTAGGAGGTATTAAGCAACTTCCAATTGTTAAGAATGGTGAAATAAAAATTGGTAACGTGATGAAACTTACATTATCATGCGACCACAGAGCATTAGACGGAGCAGTTGGTTCTGCTTTCCTTCAAACTCTAAAAGAATTCTTAGAAGATCCGGTCAGAATTCTGGTTTAG
- a CDS encoding amylo-alpha-1,6-glucosidase, producing MKITISDDIIKDFSKASSREWLETNGLGGWASGSLSGANTRSYHGMFVVATNPPVGRMVLISKLEEFIKFKGVKFELSANQFPSNICATGLEYFEKYEQEYFPEFHYKIGDKIEIVKTIAAIYEENTIVVTYEVKNAVDEFELELKPFISYRDYHGLIKENKNLKWEAVFGNDVLKMDPYEGLPPSYIFLKNSNFKFAPAWFLNFEYREEQNRGLQFSEDLFSYGNFSVKLKQGNKIGVIISDKDPSRKDPFKLISAERKRREKITRNIPFKDDLSQRLSIAADQFVVKRGKNLKTIIAGYHWFSDWGRDTMISLPGICLVTGRFDEAKKILKAFAKSIDMGMIPNRFPDVGEEPEYNTVDATLWFFIAIKKYLDYSGDKTFVLKDLYSSLKDIIQWHDRGTRYNIKVQEDGLLYAGQNGVQLTWMDAKIGNWVVTPREGKAVEINALWYNSLMILGELADLKGELKASRQFYERAGHIKKAFLDAFVIKGQGYLYDYINQYEHNSSVRPNMLFAISLPYPLLDEELSASILKITEEKLLTPVGLRSLSPDDPQYKGNYSGDRLARDGAYHQGTVWGWLIGPYITAKVRLEGDKGRQDVEQWIQNFQYHLSEAAIGSISEIFDGNEPYAPKGCVAQAWSVAELLRAYLEDVKDVFKKK from the coding sequence ATGAAAATTACCATCAGCGACGATATCATTAAGGATTTTTCAAAAGCTTCTTCCAGAGAGTGGTTGGAAACGAATGGCTTAGGAGGATGGGCAAGCGGATCATTATCTGGTGCAAACACCAGGAGTTATCATGGAATGTTTGTGGTCGCTACAAATCCTCCTGTAGGAAGGATGGTGCTAATTTCAAAACTTGAAGAATTTATTAAGTTTAAAGGAGTAAAGTTTGAGTTAAGCGCCAATCAGTTTCCCTCTAATATCTGCGCTACAGGACTGGAATATTTTGAAAAGTATGAGCAGGAGTATTTTCCTGAATTCCATTATAAAATCGGTGATAAGATTGAAATAGTAAAAACTATTGCTGCTATCTACGAAGAAAATACAATCGTTGTAACTTATGAGGTAAAGAATGCTGTAGATGAATTTGAACTTGAGTTAAAGCCTTTTATATCTTACAGGGATTACCATGGATTGATCAAAGAGAATAAAAACTTAAAATGGGAGGCTGTATTTGGAAATGACGTTCTGAAAATGGATCCTTATGAGGGTTTGCCACCTTCATATATATTTCTTAAAAACTCAAATTTTAAATTTGCCCCAGCCTGGTTTCTCAATTTTGAATATAGAGAAGAGCAAAACAGAGGCCTTCAGTTTTCTGAAGACTTATTTAGTTATGGTAATTTCAGCGTTAAACTCAAGCAAGGAAATAAAATCGGTGTGATTATTTCTGACAAAGATCCTTCCAGAAAAGATCCTTTTAAACTGATTTCCGCTGAAAGAAAACGTAGAGAAAAAATCACCAGAAATATTCCATTTAAAGATGACCTTTCTCAGAGACTTTCTATCGCTGCTGATCAATTTGTTGTGAAGAGAGGGAAGAATCTTAAGACAATTATTGCAGGTTATCATTGGTTTTCAGACTGGGGAAGAGATACAATGATTTCATTACCAGGTATTTGTCTGGTGACCGGGAGGTTTGACGAAGCTAAAAAGATTCTTAAAGCTTTTGCTAAAAGTATAGACATGGGAATGATTCCCAACAGATTTCCGGACGTTGGGGAGGAACCTGAGTATAACACAGTAGATGCTACTTTATGGTTCTTTATTGCAATTAAAAAATACCTCGATTATTCAGGAGATAAAACTTTTGTATTGAAAGATCTCTATTCTTCATTGAAAGACATTATTCAATGGCACGATAGAGGTACAAGGTATAACATCAAGGTTCAGGAAGATGGTCTGCTATATGCAGGGCAGAATGGTGTACAACTTACCTGGATGGATGCGAAAATCGGTAATTGGGTTGTTACACCAAGAGAGGGTAAAGCTGTTGAAATTAATGCGCTTTGGTATAATTCTTTAATGATCCTTGGTGAACTGGCAGATCTCAAAGGGGAATTGAAGGCCAGTCGTCAGTTTTACGAAAGGGCAGGGCATATTAAAAAAGCCTTTCTTGATGCTTTTGTAATAAAAGGTCAGGGATACCTGTATGATTATATTAACCAATACGAACATAATAGTTCTGTAAGACCTAATATGCTTTTTGCTATTAGTTTACCTTATCCACTTCTGGATGAAGAACTATCTGCTTCAATACTAAAGATCACAGAAGAAAAACTTTTAACTCCTGTCGGACTAAGGAGCTTGTCTCCTGATGATCCTCAATACAAAGGTAACTATTCTGGGGATAGACTTGCAAGAGATGGAGCTTATCATCAGGGAACTGTTTGGGGATGGCTGATCGGACCATACATTACTGCAAAAGTCAGGTTGGAGGGAGATAAAGGGAGACAGGATGTTGAGCAATGGATACAAAATTTTCAATATCATCTGAGCGAGGCTGCAATAGGCAGTATATCAGAAATATTTGATGGGAATGAACCTTATGCTCCTAAAGGATGCGTAGCTCAGGCATGGAGCGTTGCAGAACTTCTAAGAGCTTATCTTGAAGATGTTAAGGACGTCTTTAAGAAGAAATAG
- the arsC gene encoding arsenate reductase (glutaredoxin) (This arsenate reductase requires both glutathione and glutaredoxin to convert arsenate to arsenite, after which the efflux transporter formed by ArsA and ArsB can extrude the arsenite from the cell, providing resistance.), which yields MLHNPRCTKSRQALTILTESGENPQIIEYLKNPPTIEELQDIIIKLKIKPEELIRKKEPLYIENYKGKSFTDKQWIKILSENPVLIERPILIKGNKAVIGREEAKVRELL from the coding sequence ATGTTGCACAATCCCAGATGTACCAAGAGCAGACAGGCTTTGACTATTCTAACTGAATCCGGTGAAAATCCTCAAATAATAGAATACCTGAAAAATCCTCCTACAATCGAGGAACTGCAGGATATTATAATCAAGCTTAAAATAAAACCTGAAGAGTTGATTAGAAAAAAGGAACCTCTTTATATTGAAAATTATAAAGGAAAGTCCTTCACCGATAAGCAGTGGATTAAAATTTTATCAGAAAACCCTGTCCTTATAGAGCGTCCAATTTTAATAAAAGGTAATAAAGCTGTGATCGGCAGGGAAGAAGCTAAAGTGAGAGAACTACTGTAA
- a CDS encoding DUF4421 family protein, protein MSFFRLFTLVIILFSTHLSFSQEQNSKKPKYDTLYIISYSNLLTTKATFITRGNNFNIYDKNSKRSLKYKPNESLAMGFAGYYQKIGLELAFNLPFINNDNDKYGKTYQRDLHASRYGRKTIVDLNLQTYKGFYIENAKELNPSWNSKYDPYPKRPDIATVALGGSFYYILNSSRFSYRAAFNQDEAQKHRAGSLLLGGYINFFNLQSDSSIIPIQMESAFNDKAYLIKGKTLTFGAGVGYAYTLVIRKHFFITVSTIPGIAFVNFEGQKENLDYFYSKTKIAFRSQIRVATGYNGGKFYAGFNLTTDNISMDNSEHSSINYHLGNIRFYAGRRFDLSKIISKF, encoded by the coding sequence ATGTCCTTTTTCAGGCTCTTCACTTTAGTAATCATTTTATTTTCAACTCATTTAAGTTTCTCTCAAGAGCAAAATAGCAAAAAACCAAAGTACGACACACTGTATATTATAAGTTATTCCAATCTTCTAACAACCAAAGCAACATTTATTACCAGAGGCAATAACTTTAATATTTACGATAAAAACAGCAAAAGAAGTTTAAAGTACAAACCAAATGAAAGCCTTGCGATGGGGTTTGCAGGATATTACCAAAAAATCGGTCTTGAACTCGCCTTCAATCTACCTTTCATTAATAATGATAATGATAAGTATGGTAAAACATACCAGAGGGATTTGCATGCCAGCAGATACGGCAGGAAAACCATTGTCGATCTGAACCTTCAGACTTACAAGGGTTTTTATATTGAAAATGCGAAAGAACTGAATCCTTCTTGGAATTCAAAATATGATCCTTACCCTAAAAGACCGGATATTGCAACAGTAGCTTTAGGAGGAAGTTTTTATTACATACTTAATTCCAGCCGTTTTTCATATCGGGCTGCATTCAACCAGGATGAAGCTCAAAAGCATAGAGCAGGCTCACTGCTACTTGGGGGTTATATAAACTTCTTTAACCTTCAGTCAGATTCAAGCATAATACCAATTCAAATGGAATCTGCCTTTAATGATAAGGCATATCTGATCAAAGGAAAAACTCTAACATTTGGTGCCGGTGTTGGTTATGCGTATACTTTAGTAATTCGTAAACATTTCTTCATAACTGTTTCTACAATTCCAGGTATAGCATTTGTAAATTTTGAAGGACAAAAAGAGAATCTTGACTATTTTTATAGTAAAACAAAAATTGCTTTCAGGTCACAAATCCGCGTTGCAACAGGATACAATGGAGGAAAGTTTTATGCTGGATTTAACCTAACTACAGATAACATTTCAATGGACAACTCAGAGCATTCGTCAATAAATTACCACCTTGGCAACATTAGGTTTTACGCTGGCCGACGCTTTGACTTAAGTAAAATCATAAGTAAATTTTAA